A region from the Symphalangus syndactylus isolate Jambi chromosome 2, NHGRI_mSymSyn1-v2.1_pri, whole genome shotgun sequence genome encodes:
- the BBIP1 gene encoding BBSome-interacting protein 1 isoform X3 gives MAEVKSMFREVLPKQGPLFVEDITTMVLCKPKLLPLKSLTLEKLEKMHQAAQNTIRQQEMAEKDQQQITH, from the exons ATGGCGGAAGTGAAGTCAATGTTCCGGGAAGTTCTTCCAAAACAAG GGCCATTGTTTGTGGAAGATATAACCACAATGGTGCTGTGTAAACCCAAACTTTTACCCTTAAAATCTCTGACTCTGGAAAAACTAGAGAAAATGCATCAAGCAGCACAGAATACAATTCGCCAACAAGAAATGGCAGAAAAGGATCAACAGCAAATAACCCACTGA
- the BBIP1 gene encoding BBSome-interacting protein 1 isoform X2 has product MLKAAARRPELSGKNTISNNSDMAEVKSMFREVLPKQGPLFVEDITTMVLCKPKLLPLKSLTLEKLEKMHQAAQNTIRQQEMAEKDQQQITH; this is encoded by the exons ATGCTTAAAGCTGCAGCAAGAAGACCAGAACTTTCAG GAAAAAACACTATATCCAACAACTCAGATATGGCGGAAGTGAAGTCAATGTTCCGGGAAGTTCTTCCAAAACAAG GGCCATTGTTTGTGGAAGATATAACCACAATGGTGCTGTGTAAACCCAAACTTTTACCCTTAAAATCTCTGACTCTGGAAAAACTAGAGAAAATGCATCAAGCAGCACAGAATACAATTCGCCAACAAGAAATGGCAGAAAAGGATCAACAGCAAATAACCCACTGA
- the BBIP1 gene encoding BBSome-interacting protein 1 isoform X1 translates to MTAAAPGPSPTIYTTRAPCGLGPGPPGTERSEAVRRAPPARALAPARRHPGAVRAARRRRRRPGPGRCQTRPPSSPRRAAGSHASRLQGPRTAGDSNQESGGGGASQGPEGLAPALPARACQGAPGLPLPTASPTARRTGSSSTPSPAHWAPLASRATE, encoded by the exons ATGACGGCCGCTGCGCCCGGGCCCTCGCCAACGATTTACACGACTCGGGCGCCCTGCGGACTGGGCCCGGGGCCCCCGGGAACCGAGAGGAGCGAGGCTGTCCGCCGGGCGCCCCCGGCCCGCGCCCTCGCGCCGGCTCGCCGTCACCCAGGCGCTGTCCgggccgcccgccgccgccgccgcaggcCGGGCCCCGGCCGCTGTCAGACCCGACCGCCTTCCTCTCCGCGCCGGGCTGCAGGCTCCCACGCGAGCCGGCTCCAAGGGCCCCGCACAGCCGGAGACAGCAACCAGGAAAGCGGCGGTGGCGGCGCCTCCCAGGGCCCCGAGGGCCTCGCCCCGGCGCTGCCGGCTCGCGCCTGTCAGGGCGCGCCGGGCCTCCCCCTACCGACAGCCAGCCCGACTGCCCGACggacaggaag TTCCTCTACGCCGTCTCCCGCCCACTGGGCGCCGCTGGCTAGCCGGGCTACAGAGTAA